The nucleotide sequence TGACTTTCAAAGAACCATCATCTCGAAAAAGTGTATTAGACACAAAAATGTAGCACATCGATAATTAGAAGGAATcctaaacaatatataaaatagatggATCTTTCATTTTATCAGCAATTGGTTTTAAGTCTATCTAACTTAACATGTACATCCACATGGGTATGAACCTTTATTTATGTCTATCTGTTTGAAGATTTGTCTAAATCCATCCATAGGCTTGgaggttaatcaaaaaaaatatactagcGCATTCTTCTCTCAACCAATAAAAAGGCTAATTACCTTCGTTTCCaactaaaatccaaaacatgTGTACTGCTCTAAGCATTCTTAGGGCGTCTGGAAAAGTATATACAGCCCACCTAATCATTAAGTCTTTTCTGGTGTTGCACAAAACTCTTCTTTCCCATTTCGCTCATTTCCCATTTCGCTCATGGTTTCTTCATCGAACTTCACTAGCAATTTCCACCTCCTAACAGCTAAAcctgaaacaaataaaacaaaatacaattaGAGAAGTGAAAGATACAAAAACAATACTCTAAAGTTCCAATTTATCTCTATTCACATTAAAGATCTTGTTCAtgtatataaaagaaaacgTTAAATAGAGAGAGATGTAAAAAGATCACAAACCTATCGATATCACATTCCCTTGGACGATGGGCGGTGGTCTTGATATTTCCACGTTGAAACTTCTCCAACATCTGGGCTTAGCATCTTTTTTATCCACTCAATTCTAACAATAAGCTCTTCCAAGTCACAAACAGCAGCTTCAACTGAATTTGACTGGTCGATGTTTAGTCGAATATCTTCACTGTCTTTCACTTGCTGCATGTCTCCCTCTGTCTTCTGCCTCTTGACTCTCTCTGTCTTCTGCTTCTTGGCTCTTTCTGGCTTCTGCTCTTTTCCAGTTTGGCAAACATCTTGAGGTACATGATCTAGTGTAAAAAAGGGTGAAAGAAAACCAAATGAATTTCAAAAGCAAGCAAACAAAGGAGAATAGAATCATTGCCCGTGTAAGTAGCAAAACCTAACCTCCTTTTTCACGTTTCAAGAGTTTAACACTTTGACTTTTCCGTCCATCCTGCAACACCCACCACGTGATCAAACAAAATGAGCAAACTATTGACAAATGAAGataccaaaaagaaaacaaatacaaaatCACGTATAAGACAAACTAACCATAGAAGGCACTGTCCAGCCATCTTCAAGTGACCAATCTAATGTTGGACGCACGTCTGCGCGCGAAGCTTTATAAGTCTCTCCTTCACCGAGTGGTGGTGGAAACAACTCAATCTGCCAAATTGACAGTTCCACTTAGAAAACAAAGGACAAGAAAGAATGGATAACAAACAACTTTACAACACCAATCTGGTTTTCTATGTACCTGTAACGCATTTCTTTCCAGTTCCATAACCGTTGCACACCAGAAACAGCCTTTATACCGCCAATCAACCAAGTCTCCTACTTTCCGAGAGCCATACACGGcaaccagaggtgcttgatcaGCCTCGATTTTCCGGACATAGCGCTCATAATAAAATGGTGGATATGATGGTCGAACCATCAGCCACtctttctcctcctcttcaAACCGTTGATAAACTTGTGTGTGATATATATCTGAACCATATAAgattttcaaaagttaattcATGCCTAggcattataaaatattgtgaAAATAGTATACTattagttaaacaaaaaaaatatgtaaaagagGATGATAACACTCACCTTCGGTACCGTAATCAAGATACTTCAAGCTGTAGAACAGCTTCCCCTCCTTCGTGTATATGTTTAATATCTAATTAACCATTAGAAACAAAGCTGTTAACATATGTTTATATCTGATAATAAGAGAGCATCTCAAACACTAGAAAGATGAGTACTAACCAAAAATGGATGCTGTGTGATACTTAATTGGACTAAATGCATGTTTATCTTCCTAATCTCtaatataaaattgtaattttgGTACGATGCATCAGTACACAGTCactaagtttttttatttattactcattctatttcataataaatgtcacTTGGAAGCTTTGTACACAttaaaaaaacaactaaaaacTCTATTTTACCATTTGTTCACACACTAAATagatttttctttctaattaaTGCATTAGAATAATATggataaaactaaaattttatttaaaaatttgcattgaaaatatAGAACGATACtctttatgaaacaaaaataaaatcttaaaacgaCACTCTTTgcaaaacggagggagtattttaattataaccTACAACACTCGTGAATGTATGTAGTGGTTAGGTTTTTCAGAGATATATGTGATGCTGAATCATGATCAAAAACATGTAGTGACAGATGCAAAGTTAAAACAGATG is from Raphanus sativus cultivar WK10039 unplaced genomic scaffold, ASM80110v3 Scaffold1115, whole genome shotgun sequence and encodes:
- the LOC130503760 gene encoding uncharacterized protein LOC130503760 codes for the protein MAQTNLPFKVGQTLEVRSFEEGYRGAWFRCKILNIYTKEGKLFYSLKYLDYGTEDIYHTQVYQRFEEEEKEWLMVRPSYPPFYYERYVRKIEADQAPLVAVYGSRKVGDLVDWRYKGCFWCATVMELERNALQIELFPPPLGEGETYKASRADVRPTLDWSLEDGWTVPSMDGRKSQSVKLLKREKGDHVPQDVCQTGKEQKPERAKKQKTERVKRQKTEGDMQQVKDSEDIRLNIDQSNSVEAAVCDLEELIVRIEWIKKMLSPDVGEVSTWKYQDHRPSSKGM